One genomic window of Canis lupus baileyi chromosome 22, mCanLup2.hap1, whole genome shotgun sequence includes the following:
- the LRRC3B gene encoding leucine-rich repeat-containing protein 3B, whose protein sequence is MNLVDLWLTRSLSMCLLLQSFVLMILCFHSASMCPKGCLCSSSGGLNVTCSNANLKEIPRDLPPETVLLYLDSNQITSIPNEIFKDLHQLRVLNLSKNGIEFIDEHAFKGVAETLQTLDLSDNRIQSVHKNAFNNLKARARIANNPWHCDCTLQQVLRSMASNHETAHNVICKTSVLDEHAGRPFLNAANDADLCNLPKKTTDYAMLVTMFGWFTMVISYVVYYVRQNQEDARRHLEYLKSLPSRQKKADEPDDISTVV, encoded by the coding sequence ATGAATCTGGTAGACCTGTGGTTAACCCGTTCCCTCTCCATGTGTCTCCTCCTACAAAGTTTTGTTCTTATGATACTGTGCTTTCATTCTGCCAGTATGTGTCCCAAGGGCTGTCTCTGTTCTTCCTCTGGGGGTTTAAATGTCACCTGTAGCAATGCAAATCTCAAGGAAATACCTAGAGATCTTCCTCCTGAAACAGTCTTATTGTATCTGGACTCCAATCAGATCACATCTATCCCCAATGAGATTTTTAAGGACCTCCATCAACTAAGAGTTCTCAACTTGTCCAAAAATGGCATTGAGTTTATCGATGAGCATGCCTTCAAAGGAGTAGCTGAAACCTTGCAGACTCTGGACTTGTCTGACAACCGGATTCAAAGCGTGCACAAAAATGCCTTCAATAACCTGAAGGCCAGGGCCAGAATTGCCAACAATCCCTGGCACTGCGACTGTACTCTCCAGCAAGTTCTGAGGAGCATGGCATCCAACCATGAGACAGCCCATAATGTGATCTGTAAGACTTCTGTGTTGGATGAACACGCCGGGAGACCATTCCTCAATGCTGCCAATGATGCTGACCTTTGTAACCTCCCGAAAAAGACTACCGATTATGCCATGCTGGTCACCATGTTTGGCTGGTTCACCATGGTGATCTCCTATGTGGTGTATTATGTGAGGCAAAACCAGGAGGATGCCCGGAGACACCTTGAATACTTGAAATCCCTGCCAAGCAGGCAGAAGAAAGCGGATGAGCCCGATGACATTAGCACTGTGGTATAG